In a genomic window of Hymenobacter chitinivorans DSM 11115:
- a CDS encoding HD domain-containing protein yields MIPTTLEARWGQLAARLGLSEALRDATYRQLAAAYEASGRHYHSLTHIRKLLETAEQHKALVLDAEVLQLAIWFHDAVYNPMRDDNEARSAVLAQEFLAKTSLAPERRQRVAFLIERTKDHTQPQPAADTDLHLFLDADLQILGAAEADYWQYARQVRQEYRLVPDILYRRGRKQVLEKLLGAPVLFQTPLFRDKLDAPARRNLRAELHQWEKGSL; encoded by the coding sequence ATGATTCCTACCACTCTCGAAGCCCGCTGGGGGCAGCTGGCCGCCCGCCTGGGCCTGTCCGAAGCCCTGCGCGACGCCACCTACCGGCAGCTGGCGGCCGCCTACGAAGCCTCGGGCCGCCACTATCACTCCCTGACCCACATCCGTAAACTGCTCGAAACCGCCGAGCAGCACAAGGCCCTGGTGCTCGACGCGGAAGTCCTGCAGCTGGCCATCTGGTTTCACGACGCGGTGTACAACCCCATGCGCGACGACAACGAGGCTCGCAGCGCGGTCCTGGCCCAGGAGTTTCTGGCCAAAACCAGCCTGGCCCCGGAGCGGCGGCAGCGGGTGGCCTTCCTCATTGAGCGCACCAAGGACCACACCCAGCCCCAGCCCGCCGCCGATACCGACCTGCACCTCTTCCTCGACGCCGACCTGCAAATCCTGGGCGCCGCCGAGGCCGACTACTGGCAGTACGCCCGCCAGGTGCGCCAGGAATACCGCCTCGTGCCCGATATTCTCTACCGCCGGGGCCGCAAGCAAGTGCTCGAAAAGCTGCTCGGCGCACCCGTCCTGTTCCAGACCCCGCTGTTTCGCGACAAGCTCGACGCCCCCGCCCGGCGCAACCTGCGGGCCGAGCTGCACCAGTGGGAGAAGGGTAGCCTCTAG
- a CDS encoding GNAT family N-acetyltransferase gives MLFVKHTHPQQFRITTDPAQLDVAAIHHYLAHDSYWAQNIPLATVERAIAHSLNFGLFAPDGRQAGFARVVTDYATFAWLCDVFVLPEFRGQGLSKWLMSCVWAHPELQGLRRKMLATLDAHGLYTQFGFGPLPTPERFLEVRMPNPYGAPTAN, from the coding sequence ATGCTTTTCGTCAAACACACCCACCCGCAGCAGTTCCGCATCACAACCGACCCCGCCCAGCTCGACGTGGCCGCTATTCACCACTACCTGGCCCACGACTCCTACTGGGCCCAGAATATTCCGCTCGCTACCGTGGAGCGGGCCATTGCTCATTCCCTCAACTTCGGCCTGTTCGCCCCCGACGGCCGCCAGGCCGGCTTTGCCCGCGTCGTCACCGATTACGCCACCTTCGCCTGGCTCTGCGACGTGTTCGTGCTGCCCGAGTTCCGGGGGCAGGGCCTCTCCAAGTGGCTGATGAGCTGCGTCTGGGCCCATCCCGAACTGCAGGGGCTGCGCCGTAAGATGCTGGCCACCCTCGACGCCCACGGCCTCTACACCCAGTTTGGCTTCGGCCCGCTGCCCACCCCCGAGCGGTTTCTGGAAGTGCGGATGCCCAACCCCTACGGAGCCCCGACGGCCAACTAG
- a CDS encoding PQQ-dependent sugar dehydrogenase: MKRFLYCTAFAALLAASPTAQAQTTTFTVGATTVSVSPLATNLNVPWELVWGPDNFIWMTERNGRISRVNPDTGEVLPLLSVPDVRATGESGLLGMALHPDFATSPYLYIVYNYQQGNDLKEKLVRYTYAASTRTLSSPLVLLDNITANTTHSGSRLLILPDRTLLMTTGDAQVRPEAQNPTSLNGKILRLNLDGTVPSNNPTPGSLVYTLGHRNPQGLVRASNGKIYSSEHGQDQDDEVNLIEAGRNYGWPNIEGRCDLTTEQAFCAANNVREPLRTWTPTLATAGLIHYDHPAIPEWRNSLLMVTLKAAKLVQMPLVSTTEDIGTDNSYLTTFGRLRAICVSPQGKIYISTSNRDGRGAPAATDDRILLLENRAYLPAATASAAKAAKLSVWPNPAQGSVTLRLPTAATAPGQATVLDALGRVARTMSFGAGQADMQLNIAGLTPGIYAVRARSGNALYTQQLVVR; this comes from the coding sequence ATGAAACGTTTTCTTTACTGTACGGCCTTCGCCGCCCTGCTGGCGGCCTCCCCCACCGCGCAAGCCCAGACAACCACCTTCACGGTGGGCGCTACCACCGTATCGGTTTCGCCGCTGGCCACCAACCTCAACGTGCCGTGGGAGCTGGTGTGGGGCCCCGACAACTTTATCTGGATGACGGAGCGCAACGGGCGCATCAGCCGGGTAAACCCCGACACGGGGGAAGTGCTGCCCCTGCTCAGCGTACCCGACGTGCGGGCCACCGGGGAAAGCGGCCTGCTGGGCATGGCCCTCCATCCCGACTTTGCCACCTCGCCCTACCTCTATATTGTGTACAACTACCAGCAGGGCAATGACCTGAAGGAGAAGCTGGTGCGCTACACCTACGCGGCCAGTACCCGCACCCTGAGCAGTCCGCTGGTGCTGCTGGACAATATCACGGCCAATACCACCCACAGCGGCTCCCGCCTGCTGATCTTGCCCGACCGGACCCTGCTCATGACCACCGGCGACGCCCAGGTGCGGCCCGAGGCCCAGAACCCGACTTCGCTGAACGGCAAAATCCTGCGCCTGAACCTGGACGGCACCGTGCCCAGCAACAATCCCACGCCCGGCAGCCTGGTGTACACCCTGGGGCACCGCAATCCGCAGGGGCTGGTGCGGGCCAGCAATGGCAAGATCTACAGCTCGGAGCACGGGCAGGACCAGGACGACGAGGTGAACCTGATTGAGGCGGGGCGCAACTACGGCTGGCCGAACATTGAAGGCCGCTGCGACCTGACCACCGAGCAGGCCTTCTGCGCGGCCAACAACGTGCGGGAGCCCCTGCGGACCTGGACGCCGACCCTGGCCACGGCCGGCCTGATTCACTACGACCACCCCGCCATTCCGGAGTGGCGCAACAGCCTGCTGATGGTCACGCTCAAGGCTGCCAAGCTGGTGCAGATGCCCCTGGTTTCGACCACCGAGGACATTGGCACCGACAACTCCTACCTGACCACGTTCGGCCGCCTACGGGCCATCTGCGTGTCGCCCCAGGGCAAAATCTATATCAGTACCAGCAACCGGGACGGCCGCGGCGCCCCCGCCGCCACCGATGACCGGATCCTGCTGCTCGAAAACCGCGCCTACCTGCCCGCCGCCACGGCCAGCGCCGCCAAGGCCGCCAAGCTGAGCGTATGGCCCAACCCGGCCCAGGGCAGCGTAACGCTGCGGCTACCCACGGCCGCCACGGCCCCCGGGCAGGCTACCGTGCTCGACGCCCTGGGCCGGGTGGCCCGCACCATGTCTTTCGGGGCCGGGCAGGCCGATATGCAGCTCAATATTGCGGGCCTCACGCCCGGTATTTACGCCGTGCGTGCCCGCAGCGGCAACGCCCTCTACACCCAGCAGCTGGTGGTTCGGTAG
- a CDS encoding DUF2975 domain-containing protein, with the protein MPATYTALPPFLRFVRVLAAAQYVLSAIGLLFYAWISISDLRPDSQIASYTLPSLTLEVQHPRQGQVHGATLDSLKTMPGTFRLVPKSQKLALVYVERSFGKRVALMILGVNNHSGKRGSVVLVLYSMLTGMLLYRILTDMSLASPFTEKNARRIRWLGLLMIGVDLYQYVAFRYMLSIVPHFRAPDLQGTVVQYLTLDPAEEIGAWKFGLVLLVIAAVYKRGVIMAQEAELTV; encoded by the coding sequence ATGCCTGCTACTTATACTGCCCTCCCACCCTTCCTGCGCTTTGTGCGCGTACTGGCGGCGGCTCAGTACGTATTGTCAGCCATCGGCCTGCTGTTTTATGCGTGGATAAGTATATCCGACCTGAGACCAGACTCCCAAATAGCTTCCTATACGCTGCCCTCTTTGACGCTGGAAGTGCAGCACCCGCGGCAGGGGCAGGTCCACGGTGCGACCCTCGATTCTTTGAAGACTATGCCCGGGACGTTCCGCCTGGTGCCCAAAAGTCAAAAGCTCGCGCTGGTGTATGTTGAGCGGAGTTTTGGCAAACGGGTGGCCCTGATGATTCTGGGCGTTAACAACCATTCCGGGAAGCGTGGTTCTGTCGTCTTGGTGCTTTACTCCATGCTCACGGGCATGCTGCTCTACCGCATCCTAACGGACATGAGCCTGGCCTCACCTTTCACGGAGAAAAACGCCCGCCGTATCCGCTGGCTGGGCCTGCTCATGATTGGCGTCGACCTGTACCAGTACGTGGCCTTCCGCTACATGCTGAGTATCGTGCCGCATTTCCGGGCACCCGACTTGCAGGGCACCGTTGTGCAATACCTGACGCTGGACCCGGCCGAAGAAATCGGGGCCTGGAAATTCGGCTTAGTTTTGCTGGTCATTGCGGCCGTGTACAAACGAGGCGTCATCATGGCGCAGGAAGCCGAACTGACCGTTTGA
- a CDS encoding prolyl oligopeptidase family serine peptidase — protein MRSSTLLAVLAWLPAAALAQTPPAAPLTALTVEKIMRDPAQWIGNSPSNIGWSEDGKRIYFLWNPEKARRDSLYSTAASGGAIRKVSVAEQRSLPTTAGDYDPKYTRKVYEKDGDIFLLDLKTTKARRVTRTTERESDPAFALQGQLISYTRGGNLFTWDPATGETVQRTDFRRGSRPGNGQPTDKAEKFLRAQQLALFDVIRQRDQDQKARQRLQKALARLNPKAIWLGQQTVQNLQLSPDGRFVTYRLAQEPAAEKIAVVPSFVTASGFTEDLSTRTKVGAPQTAYELGIYDIGRDTTFVLGYKELEGLDQQPAYRKEYALPAKAPAADATDKAAPPRKDKPATELRRVEPYGPYWSENGQRAFLVIRSSDNKDRWIVSLDPTTQKISLLDRQRDEAWINGPGIGYGPGNVGWLPDNQRIWFQSEESGYSHLYTVDVTNGQKKALTSGNFEVQKAQLSRDKKLWYLTANKTHPGEQHFYRMPVDGGPLTQITSMPGASEVTLSPDEKTLAVRYSYTNKPWELYVMPNKPGAKARQITNSLTEEFKSYPWRDPEIITIKARDGADVYARLYRPAKAEAQGPAVIFVHGAGYLQNAHKWWSQYSREYMFHNLLVDKGYTVLDIDYRGSAGYGRAVRTGIYRYMGGKDLTDQVDGAKLLAEKYGVSPQRIGIYGGSYGGFITLMAMFTQPDVFKAGAALRSVTDWAHYNHGYTDNILNSPYNDSIAYARSSPIYYAEGLKGALLMCHGMVDTNVHFQDIVRLSQRLIELHKENWELAVYPVEDHGFVEPASWTDEYKRILKLFETNLRPGATNASGSSSGGN, from the coding sequence ATGCGTTCCTCTACTCTGTTGGCCGTGCTGGCGTGGCTGCCGGCCGCCGCCCTGGCCCAAACCCCGCCCGCCGCCCCGCTGACGGCTCTGACCGTCGAAAAAATCATGCGCGACCCGGCCCAGTGGATCGGCAACTCGCCCTCCAACATTGGCTGGAGCGAAGACGGCAAGCGGATTTACTTTCTCTGGAACCCGGAAAAAGCCCGGCGCGACTCGCTCTATTCCACCGCGGCCAGCGGTGGAGCCATCCGCAAAGTCAGCGTGGCCGAGCAGCGCAGCCTGCCCACCACCGCCGGTGACTATGACCCCAAGTACACCCGCAAAGTGTACGAGAAGGACGGCGACATCTTCCTGCTCGACCTCAAGACCACTAAAGCCCGGCGCGTAACCCGCACCACGGAGCGCGAATCCGACCCGGCCTTTGCCCTGCAGGGCCAGCTGATCAGCTATACCCGCGGCGGCAACCTCTTTACCTGGGACCCGGCCACCGGCGAAACCGTGCAGCGCACCGACTTCCGCCGCGGCAGCCGCCCCGGCAACGGCCAGCCTACCGACAAGGCCGAGAAGTTTCTGCGGGCCCAGCAGCTGGCCTTGTTCGACGTCATCCGGCAGCGCGACCAGGACCAGAAGGCCCGGCAGCGCCTGCAGAAGGCCCTGGCCCGGCTCAACCCCAAAGCCATCTGGCTGGGCCAGCAAACGGTGCAAAACTTGCAGCTCAGCCCCGACGGCCGCTTCGTAACCTACCGCCTGGCCCAGGAGCCGGCCGCCGAGAAGATAGCCGTGGTGCCGAGCTTCGTCACGGCCTCGGGCTTTACCGAAGACCTCTCGACCCGGACCAAGGTGGGCGCCCCGCAAACGGCCTACGAGCTGGGCATCTACGACATCGGGCGCGACACGACCTTCGTGCTGGGCTATAAGGAGCTGGAAGGCCTCGACCAGCAGCCGGCTTACCGCAAGGAGTACGCCCTGCCCGCCAAAGCCCCAGCCGCCGACGCCACCGACAAAGCCGCCCCGCCCCGCAAAGACAAGCCCGCCACCGAGCTGCGCCGGGTGGAGCCCTACGGCCCCTACTGGTCCGAGAACGGGCAGCGCGCCTTCCTCGTCATCCGCTCCAGTGACAACAAGGACCGCTGGATTGTGAGCCTGGACCCCACGACCCAGAAAATCAGCCTGCTCGACCGGCAGCGCGACGAGGCCTGGATCAACGGCCCCGGCATCGGCTACGGTCCCGGCAACGTGGGCTGGCTGCCCGACAACCAGCGCATCTGGTTCCAGAGCGAGGAAAGCGGCTATTCCCACCTCTATACCGTGGATGTGACCAACGGCCAGAAGAAGGCCCTGACCAGCGGCAACTTCGAGGTGCAGAAAGCCCAGCTCAGCCGCGACAAAAAGCTCTGGTACCTGACGGCCAACAAAACCCACCCCGGTGAGCAGCACTTCTACCGCATGCCCGTGGACGGTGGCCCGCTTACCCAGATTACCTCCATGCCCGGGGCCAGCGAAGTGACCCTCTCGCCGGATGAGAAAACCCTGGCCGTGCGCTACAGCTACACCAACAAGCCCTGGGAGCTGTACGTCATGCCCAACAAGCCCGGCGCCAAGGCCCGGCAAATCACCAACTCCCTGACCGAGGAGTTCAAGAGCTACCCCTGGCGCGACCCGGAAATCATTACCATCAAAGCCCGCGACGGGGCCGACGTGTACGCCCGGCTCTACCGCCCGGCCAAGGCCGAAGCCCAGGGTCCGGCCGTTATTTTCGTGCACGGCGCCGGTTACTTGCAGAACGCCCACAAGTGGTGGAGCCAGTACTCGCGCGAGTACATGTTTCACAACCTGCTGGTAGATAAAGGCTACACGGTGCTCGATATTGACTACCGCGGCTCGGCGGGCTACGGCCGGGCCGTGCGCACGGGTATCTACCGCTACATGGGCGGCAAAGACCTCACCGACCAGGTCGACGGGGCCAAGCTGCTGGCTGAGAAGTACGGCGTGAGCCCCCAGCGCATCGGTATCTACGGCGGTTCCTACGGCGGCTTTATCACGCTCATGGCCATGTTTACCCAGCCCGACGTGTTCAAGGCCGGGGCCGCCCTGCGCTCCGTGACGGACTGGGCCCACTACAACCACGGCTACACCGACAACATCCTCAACTCGCCCTACAACGACAGTATTGCCTACGCCCGCTCCTCGCCGATTTACTACGCCGAGGGCCTCAAGGGCGCTTTGCTCATGTGCCACGGCATGGTCGATACCAACGTGCACTTCCAGGACATCGTGCGTTTGAGCCAGCGCCTGATTGAGCTGCACAAGGAAAACTGGGAACTGGCCGTCTACCCCGTCGAGGACCACGGCTTCGTGGAGCCCGCCTCCTGGACCGACGAGTACAAGCGCATCCTCAAGCTGTTTGAAACCAACCTGCGGCCCGGCGCCACCAACGCTAGCGGTAGCAGCAGCGGCGGCAACTAA
- a CDS encoding helix-turn-helix domain-containing protein, translating to MPIIVNLDVMLARRKMSLSTLAATVNITLANLSILKSGKAKAIRFSTLAAICQALDCQPADILEHRPDPADLRPAAE from the coding sequence ATGCCGATTATCGTAAACCTGGACGTGATGCTGGCCCGGCGCAAAATGTCGCTGAGCACGTTGGCCGCCACCGTTAACATTACCCTGGCCAACCTGTCGATTTTGAAGAGTGGCAAGGCCAAGGCTATTCGGTTCAGTACCCTGGCCGCCATCTGCCAGGCCCTCGACTGCCAACCCGCCGACATCCTGGAGCACCGCCCCGACCCGGCCGACCTGCGCCCGGCCGCCGAATAA